One genomic window of Biomphalaria glabrata chromosome 9, xgBioGlab47.1, whole genome shotgun sequence includes the following:
- the LOC129928306 gene encoding uncharacterized protein LOC129928306 — protein MNCKSKHHTYICVGRTGTGKSSICNRILGKNIFLVSDSGKSVTSAPELARSINLGYTFTVVDTPGVMDTSVNSNQAKKKSCDEMIQAMVQCPEEGKRALLLVLKYGDRFTEETRKCVDIIETIFGDRCLEKCCIVVFTHGESFDLNNEERNISFEDWCRSQEEGLKLLLQRCEYRCLLFRNKTKDSEVSRRQIESLIQMTNKLDESYTQEKFDEARKKHKRLALESKLPSLLKDYDTEMNELQEKANRNLVQCPSLQELISLEKCINNIILKLQIEDDGIYYSQGEFSLFHQPMLRAKEMLKQIHMQEIHTVKEKMTTTIMRLKMQIQDCNGVSAIEYFEDIIQDFFAKFSEFGLIIDNDNISIDDRNNVLNWHSEDLLLFGNVCVLIHELYTSITDKRNALILKSYKEELKGKIKILEKRLIAIPEAEIKSEKAIKIRDEAKELLETIDPNQEKLEKLRARLRELDEDAAQKVDQCKKNKRELAINLVASTLTDALGVAGHAASFVCHPVAKIVSRAAPVTATAARTVFDVIKRKLRS, from the coding sequence ATGAATTGCAAGTCAAAGCACCACACCTATATCTGTGTAGGTAGAACCGGCACTGGAAAAAGCTCAATTTGCAATAGGATTCTTGgcaaaaatatctttttagtATCTGATTCTGGAAAGTCCGTAACGTCTGCACCAGAGTTGGCAAGGTCCATTAATCTCGGTTATACTTTCACTGTAGTTGATACCCCCGGCGTAATGGACACTTCTGTGAACAGTAATCAGGCCAAAAAGAAAAGCTGTGACGAGATGATTCAAGCGATGGTTCAATGCCCAGAAGAAGGCAAACGAGCTCTTCTGTTAGTCCTGAAATACGGAGATCGATTTACTGAAGAGACCAGAAAGTGTGTGGACATCATTGAGACAATATTTGGAGATCGATGCCTGGAAAAATGTTGCATTGTTGTCTTTACTCATGGAGAATCTTTTGATTTAAACAATGAGGAAAgaaacatttcatttgaagattGGTGCCGCAGTCAAGAGGAAGGCTTAAAGCTTTTATTGCAAAGATGTGAATACAGGTGTTTATTGTTTCGAAATAAAACTAAAGACTCAGAAGTCAGCAGACGACAGATTGAAAGCCTGATCCAAATGACAAATAAACTTGATGAAAGTTATACTCAAGAGAAATTCGACGAAGCTAGAAAGAAACATAAAAGACTAGCTTTGGAATCTAAATTACCATCACTTTTGAAAGATTATGACACAGAAATGAACGAATTACAAGAAAAGGCTAATAGGAATTTAGTTCAATGCCCAAGTTTGCAGGAACTCATTTCTTTAGAAAAGTGCATCaacaatattatattaaaacTTCAAATAGAAGATGATGGAATCTATTACAGCCAAGGTGAATTTAGCTTATTCCACCAGCCAATGCTTAGGGCCAAAGAAATGTTGAAACAAATTCATATGCAAGAAATTCACactgttaaagaaaaaatgaCAACAACTATAATGAGGCTTAAAATGCAAATACAAGACTGCAACGGAGTTAGCGCCATAGAATATTTCGAGGACATTATACAAGATTTCTTCGCAAAATTTTCAGAGTTCGGTCTAATTATAGACAACGATAATATATCCATTGATGATAGAAACAATGTCCTAAACTGGCATAGCGAAGATCTTTTACTTTTCGGCAATGTCTGTGTCTTAATTCATGAGCTTTACACGTCCATTACTGATAAAAGAAATGCCTTAATTTTGAAATCTTATAAGGAAGAACTTAAAGGAAAAATCAAAATCCTCGAAAAAAGACTTATAGCCATTCCAGAAGCGGAGATCAAAAGTGAGAAAGCCATTAAAATCAGAGATGAAGCCAAAGAGCTTCTGGAGACTATTGATCCGAATCAGGAGAAGCTGGAGAAATTGCGTGCAAGACTCAGGGAACTTGATGAAGATGCAGCGCAGAAAGTTGATCAATGCAAGAAAAACAAGCGTGAATTAGCGATTAATTTAGTCGCGTCCACATTAACAGATGCACTGGGTGTTGCTGGACATGCGGCAAGTTTCGTTTGTCATCCCGTTGCAAAAATTGTCAGCAGAGCAGCTCCAGTCACAGCAACGGCTGCAAGGACAGTTTTCGACGTAATAAAACGGAAACTAAGGTCATGA